In the genome of Bradyrhizobium arachidis, one region contains:
- a CDS encoding ATP-binding protein has product MMQPLGAVQIMAEPGQRPVYICAEWEIDLARRELRSAGELIPLGGRAFEILAELVQAQGQLVTKNDLTERVWRGVFVEESALRVHIAAIRKALGADRDMLSTTVGRGYRLLGAWRIRHLDMPLHSAATGLPPSINIPSPSFDLIGRTAAIAHLWRLLSAYRVVSLVGPGGIGKTALALEAARTPPPGFAADRLLVELASLSDPRLVCSAVAGVLGTKLEGEEISPDAIARAIGSRPLLLILDNCEHVIDAVAQVAELVVSRCSGTIILATSREALRIEGEYVYRVPPLGVPPEAWQEPAGASAYSAVELFTSRAKALGSSFAPDEKNIGAIAAICRRLDGIPLAIEFAAARAVMLSPPKIAALLDDRFKFLTTGRRTALPRQQTLRATLDWSYDLLPEDEAWLLRQLGIFAGEFQLDAVIAVAGEGIGDVTGQLARLVAKSLVLADIRGNSPHYRLLDTTRAYALEKLRAAGEYPGAAGRQANYYSGVFAGAEADSEVRPQAEWLTIYGRHTDNVRTSLDWAFSPDGDSQVGAALTAAAVPLWVQLSLLAECRERTELALARLDPAAADSPRLRMQLSAARGWSLMYGVGRAREAGPAWAATLQLAEQLGDRDYRLRALWGLCIDQFNNGEFRRALEFAHRFADLVADSGNPVDRMMADRLLATTLHFLGDQRLAYHHIGRTLSRLGDLAARPQVIRFRFDLRVSSRYFQARILWLLGLADQALSVVEHNVEEGRASGHALTFCSVLGQGACPITFLAGDLDAAERYCAMLLEHTERHPIRLWNVWARAFRGLLIARRGDLATGLPLLRKALELAGEARFLPRFLLPLGELAACLGGAGEVLQGLAVADEMLARCEARDEGWYVAELWRIKGELLLLPGEHRSTIAAGQAFDRAFEVARSQGALFWELRIAISVARLRMSEGHAVEARHVLAAAYGKFTEGFETADLRDARAMITKVGS; this is encoded by the coding sequence ATGATGCAACCGCTTGGGGCTGTCCAAATCATGGCTGAGCCAGGCCAGCGTCCCGTCTATATTTGCGCGGAATGGGAAATCGATCTTGCCAGACGCGAATTGCGCTCGGCCGGAGAACTCATTCCTTTGGGGGGGCGCGCCTTTGAGATTCTTGCGGAATTGGTTCAGGCACAGGGCCAGCTCGTCACCAAGAACGATCTGACAGAGCGGGTCTGGCGGGGCGTCTTTGTCGAGGAGAGTGCACTTCGTGTGCATATCGCCGCGATCCGAAAGGCCCTCGGTGCTGACCGCGACATGCTGTCAACCACTGTTGGCCGCGGGTATCGTTTGCTCGGCGCGTGGCGGATCCGGCATTTGGATATGCCGCTACATTCTGCCGCAACCGGGCTGCCGCCATCGATCAACATCCCCAGCCCATCATTCGATCTGATCGGCCGGACCGCCGCGATCGCGCATTTGTGGCGGCTGCTGTCGGCCTACCGTGTGGTGAGCCTGGTCGGCCCCGGCGGAATCGGAAAGACGGCACTGGCGCTGGAGGCCGCCAGAACGCCGCCGCCCGGTTTCGCGGCTGACCGACTACTGGTCGAACTGGCTTCGCTGTCGGACCCCAGGCTCGTCTGTTCGGCCGTCGCCGGCGTGCTTGGCACCAAGCTCGAGGGCGAGGAGATTTCGCCGGATGCGATCGCGCGTGCGATCGGCTCTCGGCCCTTGTTGCTCATCCTCGACAATTGCGAACATGTCATCGACGCCGTGGCGCAGGTGGCCGAGCTGGTTGTCAGCCGCTGTTCGGGGACGATCATCCTCGCGACGAGCCGGGAGGCGCTGCGCATCGAGGGCGAGTATGTCTATCGCGTGCCTCCTTTGGGCGTGCCGCCTGAAGCATGGCAAGAGCCCGCTGGCGCATCCGCGTACAGCGCGGTGGAATTATTTACGAGCAGAGCGAAGGCGCTGGGCTCGAGCTTTGCACCTGACGAGAAGAACATCGGCGCCATCGCCGCGATCTGCCGGCGGCTTGATGGCATTCCGCTTGCGATCGAGTTTGCGGCGGCGCGTGCAGTCATGCTCAGCCCGCCGAAGATCGCGGCGCTCCTCGATGACAGGTTCAAATTTCTGACCACCGGCCGGCGCACGGCATTGCCGAGGCAGCAAACCCTTCGTGCAACGCTCGACTGGAGCTACGACCTCTTGCCGGAAGACGAGGCGTGGCTGCTCCGGCAGCTCGGCATATTCGCCGGCGAATTCCAGCTCGACGCAGTCATCGCCGTCGCCGGCGAGGGCATCGGCGACGTGACCGGACAGCTCGCCAGGCTGGTGGCAAAGTCGCTCGTTCTCGCGGATATTCGCGGTAACAGCCCACACTATCGCCTGCTGGATACTACGCGCGCCTATGCCTTGGAGAAGCTGCGCGCCGCCGGAGAATATCCCGGCGCGGCGGGCCGCCAGGCGAACTACTATTCCGGAGTCTTTGCCGGCGCCGAAGCCGACAGCGAAGTGAGGCCGCAGGCGGAGTGGCTCACCATCTATGGCCGACACACCGACAACGTGCGAACGAGCCTCGATTGGGCCTTCTCGCCCGACGGAGACTCGCAGGTCGGGGCGGCTCTGACGGCCGCCGCGGTTCCGCTATGGGTACAATTGTCGCTCCTTGCTGAATGTCGCGAACGGACCGAACTTGCCCTCGCGCGGCTCGATCCGGCGGCCGCGGACTCGCCGCGGCTTCGGATGCAACTGTCGGCCGCACGCGGTTGGTCGCTGATGTACGGTGTAGGCAGGGCGAGGGAGGCCGGCCCGGCCTGGGCCGCAACCCTTCAGCTTGCCGAGCAGCTCGGTGACAGGGATTACCGACTGCGCGCGCTTTGGGGACTCTGCATCGATCAGTTCAACAACGGCGAATTCCGCAGGGCGCTCGAATTCGCGCATCGTTTCGCGGATCTCGTTGCCGATTCCGGCAATCCCGTCGACCGGATGATGGCTGATCGGCTTCTTGCGACCACGCTGCACTTTCTCGGCGACCAGCGGCTGGCGTATCACCACATCGGACGAACCCTGTCGCGCCTTGGGGACCTCGCAGCAAGGCCCCAGGTCATTCGTTTCCGCTTCGACCTGCGGGTCTCGTCGCGCTACTTTCAGGCTCGGATCCTGTGGTTGCTCGGCCTTGCGGACCAGGCCTTGAGCGTCGTTGAGCACAACGTGGAGGAAGGCCGGGCCAGTGGTCACGCCCTCACTTTTTGCAGCGTCCTCGGGCAGGGGGCCTGCCCGATCACGTTCCTGGCGGGTGATCTCGATGCGGCCGAACGCTATTGCGCGATGCTGCTCGAGCATACCGAGCGGCATCCGATCCGCCTGTGGAACGTATGGGCGCGCGCCTTCAGGGGCCTGCTGATCGCGCGCCGGGGTGACCTTGCGACCGGGTTGCCGCTGCTACGCAAAGCGCTCGAACTCGCGGGCGAGGCGCGCTTCCTGCCGCGCTTTCTGCTTCCTCTCGGCGAGCTTGCGGCATGTCTCGGAGGGGCCGGCGAGGTGTTGCAAGGGCTTGCGGTCGCCGACGAGATGCTCGCGCGTTGCGAGGCGAGGGACGAGGGGTGGTATGTCGCCGAGCTCTGGCGCATCAAGGGCGAATTGCTCCTGCTCCCCGGCGAGCATCGCTCGACGATCGCCGCAGGGCAGGCCTTCGACAGGGCGTTCGAGGTGGCACGGAGCCAGGGCGCCTTGTTCTGGGAGCTGAGGATTGCGATCAGTGTGGCACGATTGAGGATGAGCGAAGGACATGCGGTCGAGGCGCGCCATGTTCTCGCCGCAGCCTACGGCAAGTTCACCGAAGGTTTCGAGACGGCGGACCTGCGCGACGCGCGCGCCATGATAACCAAGGTCGGATCGTAG
- a CDS encoding cytochrome b, with protein sequence MNNAPRRFAPIQRILHWLMAACITAMLFIGVGMVSSVAPTYLPLILIHKTLGFTLLVLVVIRLALRLHYGAPPLPADLPPAMRLGARLSHLALYGFMIVMPLLGLGMLWAAAYPVVLYGGIQIPALLPQSDRAHTLLWGAHYYLAFAFFALVLLHMAAALFHALIRRDGVFGTIALVPWRNRTTPAD encoded by the coding sequence ATGAACAACGCGCCCCGGCGTTTCGCGCCCATCCAGCGGATCCTGCACTGGCTGATGGCCGCTTGCATCACCGCCATGTTGTTCATCGGCGTCGGCATGGTGTCCAGCGTGGCGCCGACATATCTGCCGCTTATCCTGATCCATAAGACACTCGGTTTCACGCTCCTGGTCCTCGTCGTGATCAGGCTGGCACTCCGGCTCCATTATGGCGCACCGCCATTGCCGGCGGATCTTCCGCCGGCGATGAGGTTGGGAGCGAGATTGTCGCACCTGGCCCTCTATGGCTTCATGATCGTCATGCCGTTGCTGGGTCTCGGCATGCTTTGGGCTGCGGCCTATCCGGTCGTCCTGTATGGCGGAATTCAAATTCCGGCGTTGCTGCCGCAGAGTGACCGCGCACACACGCTTCTCTGGGGCGCTCACTACTATCTGGCTTTCGCGTTCTTTGCGCTCGTGCTGTTGCATATGGCAGCAGCGCTGTTCCACGCGTTGATCCGCCGCGACGGCGTGTTCGGGACGATCGCGCTCGTTCCATGGCGCAACAGGACGACACCGGCCGATTGA
- the fdhD gene encoding formate dehydrogenase accessory sulfurtransferase FdhD: MTTGSTFTRHREIAWRGGRTISTSRLVAEESAIALTYNGSTHAVMMGTPADLEDFGVGFSLTEAIVDRANEIRSIELISNELGMEVRMWLDGDRAASLAARRRTISGPVGCGLCGIESLEQARRTPSRVEGRGIAFHAGDLLNAMQALSPLQTLNQQTRSVHAAAFWHPRSGITLVREDVGRHNALDKLAGAIVRDGSSASGGAVLLTSRVSVEMVQKAAMIGAPVVVAVSAPTALAIQTANEAGITLLAVARDDGYGVFTHPRRVLLPEEAALRAGC; this comes from the coding sequence ATGACGACGGGTTCGACATTCACCCGGCACCGGGAGATCGCCTGGCGCGGCGGCCGCACGATCTCGACGTCGCGACTGGTTGCCGAAGAGAGCGCCATCGCGCTCACCTACAATGGCTCGACCCATGCAGTGATGATGGGAACGCCGGCCGATCTGGAGGATTTCGGTGTCGGCTTCAGCCTCACCGAAGCCATCGTCGACCGCGCGAACGAGATCAGGAGCATCGAGCTGATCTCGAATGAGCTCGGCATGGAAGTGCGGATGTGGCTCGACGGTGATCGCGCCGCATCCCTGGCCGCGCGCCGCCGTACCATCAGCGGACCGGTCGGGTGCGGGCTGTGCGGCATCGAAAGCCTCGAACAGGCGCGTCGCACGCCCTCGCGGGTTGAGGGGCGCGGCATTGCCTTCCACGCCGGGGACCTGCTGAACGCCATGCAGGCGCTGTCTCCTCTGCAGACGTTGAATCAACAGACGAGGTCCGTTCATGCGGCGGCCTTCTGGCACCCCCGCAGCGGCATCACGCTGGTCAGGGAGGATGTTGGCCGGCACAACGCGCTCGACAAGCTCGCTGGTGCAATCGTCCGCGACGGTAGCTCGGCCAGCGGCGGCGCCGTTCTCTTGACGAGCCGCGTTTCGGTTGAGATGGTGCAGAAAGCGGCAATGATCGGCGCGCCGGTCGTCGTGGCCGTCTCCGCGCCGACCGCGCTCGCCATCCAGACTGCGAATGAGGCGGGAATCACACTTCTCGCCGTCGCCCGCGACGACGGATACGGCGTATTCACGCATCCGCGCCGCGTCCTGCTGCCTGAAGAGGCCGCGCTGCGCGCCGGCTGTTGA
- a CDS encoding ATP-binding protein, which yields MTAAACHSAQDESVREIFLFGPFRLDPSQRRIERDGSALQLSGRAFDILLALVRQAGNVVSKADLIAKTWPGADVEENSLRVHIAALRKALGDGNGGVRYLSTVSGQGYCFVAAVSRPDQRPSAPASPAYVHNLPAHPRQMVGREQAIRDISEKLRAQRFVTVVGPGGIGKTTIVVSASHALLAEFNGHVHFVGLGETEDAALVPAIVASSFGLHARSNDPTYSLATFLRDRRMLLILDCCEHVIEAAAALAERLYQAAPDLHILATSRELLRVEGEFTYRLPPLPSPPERAVLTAANALAYPSVKLFVERATAGGGEFALTDTNASDVGNLCRRLDGIPLAIELTAGHASTYGARAMAQLLDQHLNLLWEGRRTALPRHRTLRATIEWSYNLLSEPERAVLGRLSVFVGSTTLDAARSIAAVTEDDDTILAIIDSLVAKSMLALNTGSQPPRYRLADSTRAYAQEKLAASGDAGAIARRHACYFLGLLEKIGDKSDRDLTVAVEEFGNIRAALTWCFSDQGDRRVGVALAAASIPLFFKLSLLAECELWVTRAIDAFDQTNGSIRHGLALHTALGAARVLTGQLDELAANHLNRALKLTEEFGDIAGQIRLIDQLHLLQLFAGKYDDALGTAQRGEAIALASNDSIAVARMRLLLGVSCQYLGKFGASRSYLEAALLQPGLEEQYHGRLTLEYPKRAQISLARVLWLQGYPDQAAQVVRRAISDVIAANHPIMFCRALPWAFGVFFWNGDLEDCEDHVDRFIAEARRYNLAILQMVGEAMKGITLLARNETGTGLAMLRGAIEQLQSKSFGAVVGLRMPLAEGLAAAGQSEQALDTIDQAIAQARHRNFMMDMPDMLRTRAEVLMQLGDPDLAQAELSLVQALDLARDQEAPGYELRAAIALARLWQGHRRDQEAHDMLAPVYRRFTEGFHTRSLVTARGLLAELSPARSCSFAAK from the coding sequence ATGACCGCCGCAGCTTGCCACTCCGCGCAAGACGAGTCCGTCCGAGAGATCTTCCTCTTCGGGCCGTTTCGGCTCGACCCTTCACAGCGGCGGATTGAAAGAGACGGAAGCGCGCTCCAACTGTCCGGCCGGGCATTCGACATCCTGCTCGCGCTGGTGCGACAGGCCGGCAACGTCGTCAGCAAGGCGGATCTGATAGCCAAGACGTGGCCGGGTGCCGATGTCGAGGAAAACAGCTTGCGCGTCCATATCGCCGCACTGCGCAAGGCGCTCGGAGACGGCAACGGCGGCGTCAGATATTTGAGCACCGTCTCCGGACAGGGTTACTGCTTCGTCGCGGCAGTCTCACGCCCGGATCAGAGGCCGTCTGCACCAGCGAGTCCCGCTTACGTCCACAACCTGCCAGCGCATCCCAGACAGATGGTAGGACGCGAGCAAGCAATCAGGGACATCTCGGAAAAGCTGAGGGCCCAGCGCTTCGTCACGGTCGTCGGCCCGGGCGGCATCGGCAAGACCACGATCGTCGTTTCCGCGAGCCATGCGCTGCTCGCCGAATTCAACGGTCATGTCCACTTTGTCGGCCTCGGCGAGACGGAGGACGCCGCTCTGGTGCCCGCGATCGTCGCATCTTCATTCGGGCTGCATGCGCGATCGAATGACCCCACCTACAGCCTCGCGACATTCCTGCGCGACAGGCGCATGCTGCTCATTCTGGATTGCTGCGAGCATGTCATCGAAGCCGCCGCGGCGCTGGCCGAACGGCTCTACCAGGCCGCACCGGACCTGCACATCCTGGCAACGAGCCGGGAGTTGCTGCGCGTCGAGGGCGAGTTCACATACCGTCTCCCCCCGCTGCCGAGCCCGCCGGAGAGGGCCGTTCTGACGGCCGCGAACGCCCTCGCCTATCCTTCCGTGAAACTCTTCGTGGAGCGTGCGACCGCGGGAGGCGGCGAGTTCGCGCTGACGGATACAAACGCCTCCGATGTCGGCAACCTCTGCCGTCGACTCGACGGCATTCCGCTTGCCATCGAGCTCACCGCCGGTCATGCAAGCACATATGGCGCGAGAGCGATGGCGCAACTCCTCGACCAGCACCTCAATTTGCTGTGGGAGGGGCGACGCACCGCACTGCCCCGGCACCGGACTCTGCGCGCCACCATCGAATGGAGCTACAATCTTCTATCCGAACCGGAACGTGCGGTTCTCGGCCGGCTCTCGGTTTTCGTCGGCAGCACGACGCTGGACGCCGCGCGGTCGATTGCCGCCGTCACGGAAGACGACGATACGATCCTGGCCATCATCGACAGCCTCGTTGCCAAGTCGATGCTTGCACTGAATACCGGCTCGCAACCGCCCCGCTACCGCCTTGCCGACTCGACCCGGGCATACGCGCAAGAGAAACTTGCCGCCAGCGGAGACGCCGGCGCGATCGCGCGACGTCACGCATGCTATTTTCTCGGTCTCCTCGAGAAAATCGGCGACAAATCGGACCGGGACCTTACGGTGGCGGTCGAGGAATTCGGCAACATACGTGCCGCATTGACGTGGTGCTTCTCGGATCAGGGCGACCGCAGGGTCGGCGTAGCCCTCGCTGCAGCATCGATACCGCTGTTCTTCAAGCTGTCGCTTCTGGCGGAGTGCGAACTCTGGGTGACCCGCGCGATCGATGCGTTCGACCAGACGAATGGAAGCATCAGGCACGGTCTCGCACTTCATACGGCGCTGGGGGCCGCCCGCGTGCTCACAGGGCAGCTGGACGAGCTCGCTGCAAATCACCTCAACCGGGCACTCAAGCTGACAGAGGAGTTCGGCGACATAGCTGGGCAAATCCGTTTGATCGACCAGTTGCACCTGCTGCAATTATTCGCCGGCAAATACGATGACGCATTGGGCACCGCCCAGCGCGGCGAAGCGATTGCTCTCGCCAGCAACGATTCCATTGCGGTGGCGCGCATGCGCCTGTTGCTCGGCGTCTCCTGCCAGTATCTGGGCAAGTTTGGCGCCTCCCGCTCATACCTCGAAGCGGCGCTGCTGCAGCCGGGCTTGGAGGAGCAGTACCATGGCCGCCTCACGCTGGAGTATCCCAAACGCGCTCAGATCAGCCTTGCCCGCGTCCTTTGGCTGCAGGGCTATCCCGATCAGGCGGCGCAAGTGGTGCGCCGAGCCATCTCGGACGTCATCGCAGCAAATCACCCGATCATGTTCTGCCGCGCCCTGCCATGGGCATTCGGCGTCTTCTTCTGGAATGGCGACTTGGAGGATTGCGAAGACCATGTCGACAGGTTCATCGCGGAGGCTCGAAGGTACAACCTCGCCATCCTCCAGATGGTCGGCGAGGCCATGAAGGGAATTACGCTGCTGGCGCGGAACGAGACCGGTACCGGGCTCGCCATGCTGAGAGGCGCGATCGAGCAGCTGCAGAGCAAGAGCTTCGGTGCGGTGGTGGGGCTTCGCATGCCCCTTGCCGAGGGCCTGGCCGCGGCAGGTCAGAGTGAGCAAGCGCTCGACACCATCGACCAGGCGATTGCCCAGGCCCGCCACCGCAACTTCATGATGGACATGCCGGACATGTTGCGCACAAGAGCCGAAGTGCTGATGCAGCTGGGCGATCCGGATCTTGCGCAAGCGGAGCTGAGCCTCGTGCAGGCGCTCGACCTCGCCCGCGATCAGGAGGCACCGGGCTATGAGCTTCGCGCGGCGATCGCGCTTGCAAGGCTGTGGCAAGGACACCGTCGCGACCAGGAGGCGCACGACATGCTTGCGCCCGTCTATCGGCGATTTACCGAGGGCTTCCACACGCGTAGCCTCGTGACGGCAAGGGGCTTGCTTGCCGAGCTGAGCCCTGCGCGCTCGTGCTCGTTTGCGGCCAAATGA
- a CDS encoding SDR family oxidoreductase, with protein sequence MSKVIVITGASNSIGRNTCKKLAQAGHTVYVSMRDTDRREEHGSEEASQQGMDIRTIALDVASEASVNSAIDAIVAENSRLDVIVHNARQVVYGPAEAFTPEQLAELYDTNVLGAQRLNRAALPQLRKQGHGLLIWVSSSSARGGSVPFLGAYASSKAALDALALGYAGELARWGIETTIIVPSALGPGHYIRSGRPLDTMRAEEYADGPTADVSEIALSGLAELPAKDQTPQDVAAAIADIVDMPFGQRPLRVHVGPDDGAAAVDAVAESVRAELLRRIGLEDILKPASLG encoded by the coding sequence ATGAGCAAAGTGATCGTCATCACGGGAGCTTCAAACAGCATCGGACGAAACACCTGCAAGAAGCTGGCACAGGCTGGCCACACCGTCTACGTTTCCATGCGGGACACGGATCGCCGCGAGGAGCACGGCAGCGAGGAGGCCAGCCAACAGGGCATGGATATCCGAACCATTGCGCTCGACGTTGCTTCTGAAGCTTCCGTGAACTCGGCCATCGATGCCATCGTCGCCGAGAACAGCCGGCTCGACGTGATCGTGCACAATGCCCGGCAGGTCGTCTACGGACCGGCGGAGGCCTTTACGCCGGAACAGCTCGCCGAGCTCTACGACACCAACGTGCTGGGTGCGCAACGGCTCAATCGGGCCGCATTGCCACAATTGCGCAAGCAGGGCCATGGCCTGCTGATATGGGTTTCGTCGAGCAGCGCGCGGGGCGGCTCTGTTCCATTCCTGGGGGCCTATGCTTCGTCAAAGGCTGCCCTGGATGCGCTGGCGCTCGGCTATGCCGGCGAGCTCGCGCGTTGGGGCATTGAGACGACGATCATCGTTCCGAGCGCACTCGGGCCCGGTCACTACATCCGTTCCGGCAGGCCGCTGGACACCATGCGGGCCGAAGAATACGCGGATGGACCGACGGCCGACGTGAGCGAAATCGCGCTATCGGGCCTTGCGGAACTTCCGGCGAAAGATCAAACGCCGCAGGACGTTGCCGCCGCCATCGCCGATATTGTCGATATGCCGTTTGGTCAGCGACCGCTGCGCGTCCATGTCGGCCCCGACGACGGAGCCGCAGCCGTCGACGCCGTCGCTGAGAGCGTCCGTGCGGAACTGCTCCGGCGGATCGGACTGGAAGACATCCTCAAGCCCGCATCCCTCGGATAG
- a CDS encoding catalase family peroxidase, producing the protein MNSSSNLPRSGFGSLVLIAAVLGGGAAAFAYTAGWFSPGRLTPERMIAALTPPGGAPLGHRRNHAKGICFTGVFEANGNGSELSRARVFERGSYPALGRFNLGTADPNAVDATVRVRGMGLRIAAPDGEEWRMALINPPFFAVSTPQAFHDLLIASGKKDPEAMKTFIGANPEFATFASWAKTAPWTASYAEEPYHGLNSFIFTDANGAEHAVRWSLLPATAVVPISQSELEKRGPDFLEREITERVRVAGPQRWTMVTTVADPGDPTADPSKAWPADRRTVQVGTLVVQRIEPERDGPCRDINFDPTVLPRGIRVSDDPFPAARSSVYRKSYDLRAAEAGDYPRTEAAKP; encoded by the coding sequence ATGAATTCGTCAAGTAACCTGCCGCGTTCGGGGTTCGGCTCGCTCGTGTTGATTGCGGCCGTCCTCGGAGGCGGCGCTGCCGCGTTCGCCTACACGGCAGGTTGGTTTTCGCCGGGGCGCCTGACGCCGGAGCGGATGATCGCGGCGCTGACGCCTCCAGGTGGCGCGCCGCTCGGACACCGGCGAAATCATGCCAAGGGAATCTGCTTCACTGGCGTTTTCGAGGCGAACGGAAACGGCTCCGAACTGTCCCGCGCCAGGGTGTTCGAGCGAGGCAGCTATCCGGCGCTGGGCCGCTTCAATCTCGGCACGGCTGACCCGAATGCCGTGGACGCGACCGTGCGTGTGCGCGGCATGGGATTGCGGATCGCAGCGCCGGACGGCGAAGAGTGGCGCATGGCGTTGATCAATCCGCCGTTCTTTGCGGTGTCCACGCCGCAGGCGTTTCACGACCTGCTGATTGCATCCGGCAAGAAGGATCCGGAGGCAATGAAAACGTTCATTGGGGCAAATCCGGAATTCGCGACCTTCGCGTCCTGGGCCAAGACGGCACCGTGGACCGCCAGCTATGCGGAGGAGCCCTACCACGGGCTCAACAGCTTCATCTTCACGGATGCGAACGGTGCCGAGCACGCGGTCCGATGGTCGTTGCTGCCGGCAACGGCGGTCGTTCCGATATCGCAATCCGAGCTGGAAAAGCGCGGCCCGGATTTTCTCGAGCGGGAGATAACGGAGCGAGTCCGGGTTGCCGGACCGCAACGCTGGACCATGGTCACGACTGTCGCTGATCCCGGCGATCCGACTGCGGATCCAAGCAAGGCCTGGCCCGCGGACCGCCGCACAGTGCAGGTCGGAACGCTCGTCGTGCAGCGGATCGAACCGGAGCGGGATGGGCCCTGCCGCGACATCAACTTCGATCCGACCGTGCTGCCGCGCGGAATCCGGGTGTCGGACGATCCATTCCCGGCCGCTCGCTCGTCGGTCTACCGCAAGTCCTACGATTTGCGCGCGGCCGAAGCCGGCGACTATCCGCGAACCGAGGCGGCCAAGCCATGA
- a CDS encoding HdeD family acid-resistance protein, giving the protein MTDLSNSKASLGRAIHAITGKWGWFVALGIGELILGGIASANLMAASLASVLVIGATMAVAGVFQIVHAFSAHGLRGFLFWLLAGIVYGAAGAVILYDPLLASFTLSIVVCAFLVVAGATRIWAGFHMRPAAGWRWIVAAGVVTFCVGVFLLSAWPAIGLWLLGAMLVVDLVFQGWGFIAFGLALRSRASRYSTEPATV; this is encoded by the coding sequence ATGACGGATCTGTCGAACTCGAAGGCGTCGCTCGGAAGGGCCATTCACGCGATCACCGGAAAATGGGGCTGGTTCGTTGCGCTGGGGATCGGTGAGCTGATCCTTGGCGGCATTGCCTCGGCCAATCTGATGGCGGCGAGTCTTGCCTCCGTGCTCGTGATCGGTGCGACCATGGCAGTCGCCGGGGTCTTCCAGATCGTGCATGCATTCTCGGCGCACGGCCTCCGGGGCTTCCTGTTCTGGCTGCTCGCCGGGATCGTCTATGGCGCTGCCGGCGCCGTTATCCTTTACGATCCGCTACTTGCTTCGTTCACACTGTCGATCGTGGTGTGCGCCTTCCTGGTCGTCGCCGGGGCGACGCGGATCTGGGCTGGTTTCCATATGCGGCCGGCCGCGGGCTGGCGCTGGATCGTGGCTGCCGGCGTCGTGACATTCTGCGTCGGCGTTTTTCTGCTCTCGGCCTGGCCCGCCATCGGCCTGTGGCTGCTCGGTGCAATGCTGGTCGTTGATCTGGTTTTCCAGGGATGGGGCTTCATTGCGTTCGGGCTGGCGCTCAGAAGCCGCGCGTCCCGGTATTCGACCGAGCCGGCGACTGTGTGA
- a CDS encoding Dps family protein has protein sequence MTKADLQSPTDLGANANRDVPAALRALLADVFALYLKTKNFHWHVSGRHFRDYHLLLDEQAEQIFAMTDAIAERARKIGGTTLRSIGQISREQRILDNDADYVDPQDMLAELRSDNQQLTREMRRVHELCDEYGDVATASLLENWIDETERRIWFLYETGRSGPES, from the coding sequence ATGACCAAGGCAGACCTCCAAAGCCCGACGGACCTCGGGGCCAATGCGAACCGGGATGTTCCAGCTGCGCTGAGGGCGCTGCTGGCTGACGTTTTCGCGCTTTACCTGAAGACCAAGAACTTCCACTGGCACGTATCGGGCCGGCACTTCCGCGACTATCACCTCCTGCTCGACGAGCAGGCTGAGCAGATCTTTGCCATGACCGACGCCATTGCCGAGCGGGCACGCAAGATCGGCGGAACGACACTCCGGTCGATCGGCCAGATCTCGCGCGAGCAGCGCATTCTCGACAACGACGCCGACTATGTCGATCCGCAGGATATGCTGGCTGAACTGCGCAGCGACAACCAGCAGCTGACGCGGGAGATGCGCCGGGTCCATGAGCTCTGCGACGAGTACGGCGATGTCGCGACCGCCAGTCTCCTAGAAAATTGGATCGATGAGACCGAGCGTCGGATCTGGTTCCTTTACGAGACCGGCCGAAGCGGCCCGGAATCCTAG